A window from Sphingobacterium hotanense encodes these proteins:
- a CDS encoding dicarboxylate/amino acid:cation symporter, with protein sequence MNKVLQNYGSIIWLLVGITIGSLIGVFYPSAVDVLKPVGDIFLNLLFVSVIPLLFFAISSSIANIEDSKTLGKTISIMTIVFISTIVIAAVATIFGLWTFPVTALQDSNALTDALPSNPEDTWGDRIVRFLSVDEFANLLSRKSILAFVIFSLLVGVATRRSGEMGKQFTQFLNAGNKVMENLLTLIMKAGPIGLGAYFAFQVKTLGPELFGFYAKPLGFYYVFGMIFFLVFFSLYAFIAKGPSGIPLFWKHNIAPSLTALSTCSSLATLPANLLAAKRIGIPHNIASIVIPLGNTLYKNGSAISSILKIYVAFSILQWDFFEPTTLITAVGITVLVSMVAGGIPNGGFIGEMLMISIYGIPNEAVPSILIIGALVDPLATVLNATADTVAAMLVTRFSGEKFEAESAEA encoded by the coding sequence ATGAACAAGGTTCTACAAAACTATGGAAGCATCATCTGGTTGCTCGTTGGTATCACAATCGGTAGCTTAATAGGCGTATTTTACCCATCGGCCGTTGATGTGTTGAAACCAGTTGGAGATATCTTTTTGAACCTGCTCTTTGTATCGGTCATTCCACTTTTATTTTTCGCTATTTCTTCTTCTATCGCTAATATAGAGGACAGCAAAACCCTGGGAAAAACAATCAGCATCATGACGATCGTGTTTATCTCGACCATCGTGATAGCAGCCGTTGCGACAATCTTTGGGCTTTGGACTTTCCCGGTTACAGCACTGCAGGACAGCAATGCGCTGACAGACGCGCTGCCGAGCAATCCTGAAGACACTTGGGGCGACCGCATTGTTCGTTTCCTGTCGGTAGATGAGTTTGCTAATTTATTATCTCGCAAAAGCATCCTGGCATTCGTTATATTCTCCTTATTGGTCGGCGTTGCAACTCGTCGTTCTGGCGAAATGGGAAAACAGTTTACACAGTTTCTAAATGCAGGAAACAAGGTCATGGAGAATCTGTTGACCTTGATCATGAAAGCAGGGCCTATAGGTCTTGGCGCATATTTCGCCTTTCAAGTGAAAACATTAGGACCAGAGCTTTTCGGATTCTATGCAAAGCCGCTGGGCTTTTACTATGTGTTCGGAATGATATTCTTCCTCGTATTCTTCAGCCTTTATGCGTTTATCGCAAAAGGTCCATCGGGTATCCCTTTGTTCTGGAAGCATAATATTGCGCCTTCGCTAACCGCACTGAGTACCTGCTCAAGTTTGGCCACCCTTCCTGCTAACTTGTTGGCGGCAAAAAGAATAGGCATTCCGCATAACATCGCCAGTATTGTCATCCCGCTAGGAAATACGCTATATAAGAATGGATCAGCTATTTCATCTATCTTAAAGATCTACGTAGCATTTTCCATTCTCCAATGGGATTTCTTTGAACCCACGACCTTGATTACAGCAGTAGGAATTACCGTGTTGGTATCCATGGTAGCCGGCGGAATTCCCAATGGTGGATTTATTGGCGAGATGCTGATGATTTCGATCTATGGAATCCCGAATGAAGCTGTGCCTTCCATTTTGATCATTGGCGCCCTAGTCGATCCATTGGCAACGGTATTGAATGCAACTGCCGATACCGTGGCAGCCATGCTGGTGACACGGTTCTCGGGAGAGAAATTTGAAGCTGAAAGTGCCGAAGCTTAA
- a CDS encoding glycosyl transferase family 90 translates to MTEHLKYKFVLAIEGHDVATNLKWIMSSNSVAVMPKPTYETWYMEGTLIPNVHYIEIKADYSDLEERLNYYIAHPEEAEEIVKQANGYCRKFQDQEKEDLIAVMVLSKYFEVTNNA, encoded by the coding sequence ATTACCGAGCATCTAAAATATAAATTCGTCCTTGCTATCGAAGGACACGATGTAGCGACCAACCTCAAGTGGATTATGTCGTCCAATTCGGTCGCCGTCATGCCCAAGCCGACCTATGAAACCTGGTATATGGAAGGTACGCTGATTCCAAATGTGCATTATATCGAGATCAAAGCCGACTATAGCGACCTGGAAGAACGCCTCAACTACTATATCGCACATCCTGAGGAGGCAGAGGAAATTGTAAAGCAGGCGAATGGCTATTGCAGGAAGTTCCAGGATCAGGAAAAGGAAGATCTGATTGCCGTGATGGTATTATCGAAGTATTTCGAAGTGACGAATAATGCTTAA
- a CDS encoding transposase has translation MINQARALKLIKLYQYVCDKYDSELQYYCQRFSNNNKPDFTDQEVLTIYLFSVHEEQRLGIKQIHKFASDYLMDWFPKLTSYVAFNTRINRLFDVLRSLCQSVIEDFAPEECSREFSLLDSMPIITCSGTRRAKVALEITDKSFCSTKRLWYFGLKLHALNSYNKSTLPRPESIVISKASESDLNIFKENWASIAGRTFFGDKIYRDAPFFEWFYKEKKSIMYTPIRETQGKPDCLKNRDRAYNDLFSRAVSKVRQPIESFFNWINEKTQIQNASKVRSTKGLLVHVFGKLTACFIKPIFNP, from the coding sequence ATGATCAATCAGGCCAGGGCTCTAAAATTAATAAAATTATACCAGTATGTTTGTGATAAATATGACAGTGAACTGCAATATTACTGTCAGCGATTTTCAAACAATAACAAACCTGACTTTACTGATCAGGAGGTTTTGACCATCTATTTATTCAGTGTGCACGAGGAACAGCGGCTAGGGATCAAGCAGATTCATAAATTCGCCTCGGATTATCTGATGGATTGGTTTCCCAAGCTAACTTCGTACGTAGCATTCAACACCCGTATCAACCGCCTTTTTGATGTTTTGAGGTCTCTCTGTCAGTCAGTTATAGAGGACTTTGCACCAGAGGAGTGCTCCAGAGAATTTTCCCTACTGGACTCTATGCCCATCATAACCTGCAGTGGGACTAGAAGGGCAAAGGTAGCTCTGGAGATAACGGATAAAAGCTTCTGCTCAACGAAGAGGCTTTGGTATTTTGGATTAAAGCTTCATGCGCTCAACAGCTATAACAAATCCACGCTGCCTCGTCCGGAAAGCATTGTAATAAGCAAGGCATCTGAAAGTGACCTGAACATATTTAAGGAGAATTGGGCATCCATCGCAGGTAGGACGTTCTTTGGTGACAAGATATACCGTGACGCCCCGTTCTTCGAGTGGTTTTATAAAGAAAAAAAATCAATTATGTATACTCCGATAAGGGAAACCCAAGGAAAACCAGATTGTTTAAAAAACAGGGATCGTGCTTATAATGACCTGTTTTCAAGAGCAGTATCTAAGGTAAGACAACCAATCGAATCCTTTTTTAATTGGATAAATGAAAAAACACAGATACAAAACGCAAGTAAGGTCAGATCTACCAAAGGACTATTAGTACATGTGTTCGGTAAATTAACAGCCTGTTTCATAAAGCCTATTTTCAACCCTTAA
- a CDS encoding heme lyase CcmF/NrfE family subunit: MDVNYVGENLLPGQIGQFFVVLSFGAALFSFISYFFASKNPEVTSWRTMGRIGFWLNALSIAVIGGTLFYIIYNHLFEYHYAYAHSSTKLPTHYIISAFWEGQEGSFWLWMFWQAVLGTVLVFKAKSWESPVMTFVMLCQVFLASMLLGVEVFGSRIGSSPFILLRDALNFPFLKNANYLSMIPDGRGLNPLLQNYWMVIHPPTLFLGFASMIVPFAYAASGLWLKRFKDWINPGLPWALFAVMILGAGIIMGSFWAYEALNFGGFWAWDPVENVSIIPWLTLIAAVHVMVAFKNTGHAYFTSAFLCLISFVLVIYASYLTRSGILGETSVHSFTSLGMSGQLILFNLTFLVIMIVVLVFRKKEMPSTQKEEDIYSREFWLFIGALVLTVACVQMIATTSIPVFNALFGTKVAPPIDPIPHYNKWQGAFAVVVMTLTAFTQFLKYKRSDAKKFWASTLASFIIALVLSAVIVYFTKVYGNIMYILITFSSVFAILANLQILADSFKGKWRLAGSAVSHIGFGLLLIGALIAAATNEVISVNSSNYIAVAGFDQVEKPGENLFLTEGEPVQMGEYKITYVGDSVAAPNVFYKINYERIDEETGAVKESFVLMPFAQNNPQMGGLIGTPGTKHFLTHDIYTLITAAASDSQAAVNQEEDASERSSFDEYEEPATYEVNIGDTLRYRNGYYIIDAINKNATISNIPKEEGDVLVGMQIRVVASDGKEFKAEPIFMIKGGNTMDFHKDVPEQGLRFRFSNIMPDKNKLELIAYQKPLPEKKWVVFKAIKFPYINFFWCGTIVMTIGFCMAIYRRLKDSRISKVKTS; this comes from the coding sequence ATGGACGTAAATTACGTTGGAGAAAACCTGTTGCCAGGCCAAATAGGACAATTCTTTGTTGTACTTTCCTTTGGTGCGGCATTATTTTCCTTCATTTCTTATTTTTTTGCTAGTAAAAATCCCGAGGTGACATCGTGGAGAACCATGGGCCGTATTGGTTTTTGGTTAAACGCGCTGTCTATTGCAGTTATTGGTGGTACCCTATTCTACATTATCTATAACCACCTTTTTGAATATCATTATGCCTATGCGCATTCATCGACAAAACTTCCGACACACTATATCATTTCCGCATTCTGGGAAGGACAGGAAGGTAGTTTTTGGTTGTGGATGTTTTGGCAAGCCGTTTTAGGGACTGTATTGGTCTTTAAAGCGAAATCTTGGGAAAGTCCGGTAATGACTTTCGTCATGCTATGTCAGGTTTTCTTGGCATCCATGCTACTTGGTGTAGAGGTATTTGGCTCCCGTATCGGTAGCTCGCCATTTATTCTCTTGCGCGATGCATTGAATTTCCCTTTCTTAAAAAATGCAAATTACTTATCCATGATTCCTGATGGTAGAGGATTGAATCCTTTATTACAGAACTATTGGATGGTTATCCACCCGCCTACCCTATTCTTAGGTTTTGCTTCCATGATCGTTCCATTTGCTTATGCAGCATCTGGCCTTTGGTTGAAACGCTTTAAAGATTGGATCAACCCGGGATTACCATGGGCATTATTCGCTGTCATGATTTTGGGAGCTGGTATTATTATGGGTTCTTTCTGGGCATACGAAGCGCTTAACTTCGGTGGCTTTTGGGCTTGGGATCCGGTGGAAAACGTATCGATTATTCCTTGGCTAACCTTAATCGCGGCAGTGCACGTGATGGTAGCTTTCAAAAATACTGGACACGCTTACTTTACTTCAGCATTCCTATGCTTAATTAGTTTTGTATTGGTGATCTACGCTTCTTATTTGACACGTAGCGGTATCTTGGGTGAAACCTCTGTACACTCTTTTACGAGTTTAGGGATGTCCGGACAGCTCATCCTGTTCAATCTAACTTTTTTAGTCATTATGATTGTGGTCTTAGTGTTCAGAAAGAAAGAAATGCCTTCTACGCAGAAAGAAGAAGATATTTATTCGCGTGAGTTCTGGTTATTTATCGGAGCCTTGGTACTTACAGTTGCCTGTGTGCAGATGATTGCAACGACTTCCATTCCGGTGTTCAACGCGTTGTTCGGTACGAAGGTAGCTCCGCCAATCGACCCTATCCCGCACTACAATAAATGGCAGGGCGCATTCGCCGTTGTGGTTATGACTTTAACTGCTTTTACGCAGTTCTTGAAATACAAACGCTCAGATGCTAAGAAATTCTGGGCTTCCACCCTAGCATCGTTTATTATCGCATTGGTTCTGTCCGCTGTAATCGTGTACTTCACGAAAGTCTACGGAAATATCATGTACATCCTGATTACGTTCAGTTCCGTGTTTGCGATCTTAGCAAACCTGCAGATATTAGCAGACTCCTTCAAAGGCAAATGGCGTTTGGCAGGATCAGCCGTATCCCATATCGGTTTCGGTTTATTATTGATTGGAGCTTTAATTGCGGCTGCTACTAATGAGGTCATCTCGGTGAATAGCAGTAATTATATTGCAGTTGCCGGTTTCGATCAGGTAGAAAAACCGGGCGAGAACTTATTTTTGACAGAAGGCGAGCCGGTGCAGATGGGCGAATACAAGATTACCTATGTAGGTGACTCCGTTGCTGCTCCAAACGTATTCTACAAGATCAATTACGAGCGCATAGACGAGGAAACAGGTGCCGTGAAGGAATCCTTCGTACTGATGCCTTTCGCACAGAATAACCCACAAATGGGTGGATTGATTGGTACTCCAGGCACAAAACACTTCTTAACACACGATATCTACACCTTGATTACTGCAGCAGCTTCGGATTCACAAGCAGCCGTAAACCAAGAGGAAGACGCTTCAGAGCGTTCCAGCTTTGATGAATACGAAGAGCCGGCGACTTATGAGGTTAATATTGGCGATACCCTACGCTACAGAAATGGTTACTATATCATCGATGCCATCAATAAAAATGCGACTATCTCGAATATTCCTAAAGAAGAAGGCGACGTACTGGTGGGTATGCAAATTAGAGTTGTGGCTTCAGATGGCAAAGAATTTAAGGCAGAGCCTATCTTCATGATCAAAGGTGGCAATACGATGGATTTCCATAAAGATGTTCCTGAACAGGGCCTTCGCTTCCGTTTCTCGAACATTATGCCAGACAAGAATAAACTAGAATTAATCGCTTACCAAAAGCCTCTTCCTGAAAAGAAATGGGTGGTATTCAAGGCGATAAAATTCCCTTATATCAACTTCTTCTGGTGCGGAACGATCGTGATGACCATCGGATTCTGTATGGCCATCTACAGAAGATTAAAAGATTCTAGAATTAGTAAAGTAAAGACCAGCTAA
- a CDS encoding IS1182 family transposase, with translation MLSTQQKIQFSSYSGLYDIIVPKDNLLRKINDLIDFSFIYDELLAKYCQTNGRTAESPIKMFKYLLLKTIYTVSDVDVVERSRYDMSFKYFLEMAPEEDVINSSSLTKFRKLRLKDMDLLNLLINRTVTIALEKGIIKSKSIIVDATHTVSRSNPHTALAVLRERSKLLRKAIYQIDGEYKRNLPQKNESNDLDQELAYCRELQRVLDEDQSISEIPAVKEKLNLLKETIEDTKEYYLLSKDDEARLGHKSVDSSFFGYKTHLAMTEERIITAAVVTTGEKGDGPELPRLLEISQQNGMQVDTIIGDAAYSGKENLQVAKEQNIDIIAKLNPSITQGFRKDKDKFDYNKDADMFVCPAGHLAIRKARQGKKEQGTNQTETYYFDVEKCKVCPLREGCYKQGARTKSYSVSIKSELHREQMAFQQTDYYRSKSKQRYKIEAKNSELKNVHGYGRADAYGIHNMEMQGAMAIFTVNLKRILKLI, from the coding sequence ATGCTCTCTACCCAACAAAAAATACAGTTCAGTTCCTATTCAGGATTGTACGATATTATCGTACCAAAAGATAATCTACTTCGAAAAATCAACGATCTTATCGATTTCAGTTTTATCTATGACGAGCTTTTGGCTAAGTATTGCCAGACGAATGGCCGTACAGCGGAGAGCCCTATCAAGATGTTCAAATACCTTCTGTTAAAAACGATCTACACCGTTTCGGATGTAGATGTCGTTGAACGTTCCAGATATGATATGTCCTTCAAATATTTTCTTGAAATGGCACCAGAGGAGGATGTGATCAATTCAAGTTCGCTTACCAAATTCCGCAAACTACGATTAAAAGATATGGATCTGTTGAACCTGTTGATCAATAGGACCGTAACGATTGCTCTTGAAAAAGGCATTATAAAATCAAAGTCTATTATCGTAGACGCGACCCATACCGTTTCCAGATCGAATCCGCACACAGCATTGGCAGTACTCAGGGAACGCTCCAAACTATTAAGAAAAGCGATATATCAGATTGATGGGGAATACAAGAGGAATCTACCACAAAAGAATGAATCCAACGACCTGGATCAAGAGCTTGCTTATTGCAGGGAATTACAGAGGGTCCTTGATGAAGATCAATCTATCAGTGAAATACCGGCTGTGAAAGAAAAGCTGAATCTGTTGAAGGAAACCATTGAAGACACAAAAGAATACTATCTGCTCTCTAAGGATGATGAGGCCAGACTTGGACACAAGTCAGTGGACAGCAGTTTCTTTGGCTATAAAACACATCTGGCGATGACTGAGGAACGCATCATTACAGCAGCGGTCGTTACTACAGGCGAAAAAGGTGATGGCCCTGAACTACCTAGGTTATTAGAGATCAGCCAGCAGAATGGAATGCAAGTGGATACAATAATAGGTGATGCCGCGTATTCGGGAAAAGAAAATCTTCAGGTGGCAAAAGAACAAAACATTGATATCATCGCTAAATTAAATCCATCCATTACCCAAGGCTTTAGGAAAGATAAAGACAAGTTTGACTATAATAAAGATGCGGATATGTTTGTTTGTCCCGCAGGACATTTGGCCATCCGCAAGGCGCGTCAGGGAAAGAAGGAACAAGGTACAAATCAAACGGAGACCTATTACTTTGATGTGGAGAAATGTAAGGTCTGTCCTCTTAGGGAAGGATGTTACAAGCAAGGGGCCAGAACCAAATCCTATTCAGTCTCCATAAAATCCGAACTCCATAGGGAGCAGATGGCTTTCCAGCAAACCGATTATTATCGAAGCAAGTCTAAGCAAAGGTATAAGATCGAGGCCAAGAACAGTGAGCTCAAGAATGTCCATGGCTATGGCAGAGCTGATGCTTATGGAATCCATAATATGGAAATGCAGGGCGCAATGGCCATCTTCACCGTAAACCTGAAAAGAATCCTGAAATTGATATAA
- the mnmD gene encoding tRNA (5-methylaminomethyl-2-thiouridine)(34)-methyltransferase MnmD: MEFVKTDDGSKTLYQAEVGEHYHSKHGAHQESIHVFLNTGLRFFLEKEQTTQASILEVGFGTGLNFLLTADYCRKSEITLDYCGIEAYPLPLSLISQSEYNQYIDASLWDAFLDHYEAALIDKTNILPHIDLQIAHQKLMDFHPDQLFDVLYFDAFAEIHQPEMWTVEALAHVCQFLKPGGVFVTYAITGNLKRAMKSIGFSIEKAPGAPGKREMLRAVKLDSRY; this comes from the coding sequence ATGGAATTTGTAAAAACAGACGATGGCTCCAAAACGCTTTACCAAGCGGAGGTGGGTGAACACTACCACTCTAAACATGGCGCACATCAGGAAAGTATACACGTTTTCTTGAACACCGGCTTACGCTTTTTCCTCGAAAAGGAACAAACAACCCAAGCATCCATTTTAGAAGTGGGCTTCGGGACAGGTTTAAATTTCTTATTAACAGCAGATTATTGCCGAAAATCAGAGATTACGCTAGATTACTGCGGTATCGAGGCTTATCCATTGCCCTTAAGTTTGATCAGTCAATCTGAATACAATCAATACATCGATGCCTCCCTCTGGGACGCGTTTCTTGACCATTATGAAGCTGCATTAATTGACAAAACAAACATTCTTCCCCATATTGATCTGCAAATCGCACATCAAAAGCTCATGGACTTCCATCCAGATCAACTTTTTGATGTGCTCTATTTCGATGCTTTCGCTGAAATCCACCAACCCGAAATGTGGACTGTAGAAGCATTAGCGCATGTCTGCCAATTTCTTAAACCCGGCGGCGTATTTGTCACCTACGCCATTACCGGTAACCTCAAAAGAGCGATGAAGTCTATAGGCTTTAGCATCGAAAAAGCACCCGGCGCGCCCGGAAAACGTGAAATGCTAAGGGCTGTGAAATTAGACAGTAGATATTAG
- a CDS encoding Rossmann-like and DUF2520 domain-containing protein — protein MNIVLIGSGNIASTWGKALAALGHHITQIYSHTLANAHALANSLSSLATDKLEELDLTADLYIVAVSDSAIPSVVEQMLQHLAGLVIHCSGATDIKALSGFKRFGVVYPVQSFSKTVAINFNKIPFGIEANTAEDEALLQGLFSELSSNVFPCSSEQRLAIHLAAVMVNNFSNALYQMAYELLEQKNLSFDLMRPIILETAEKVQNHVPKDVQTGPAIRNDDVTINKHLQFISDNPEWQSIYQQITSLIKKRG, from the coding sequence ATGAACATTGTTTTAATAGGCAGCGGAAACATCGCCAGCACTTGGGGAAAGGCCCTTGCTGCATTAGGACATCACATTACGCAGATTTATAGTCATACATTAGCCAATGCGCATGCATTGGCTAATTCGCTTTCTAGCCTGGCGACCGATAAACTTGAGGAGCTTGATTTGACCGCTGATCTTTATATCGTAGCAGTTAGCGATTCAGCTATTCCCTCAGTCGTTGAGCAGATGCTTCAGCATTTAGCAGGGCTCGTTATACATTGTTCGGGTGCAACGGACATAAAAGCACTGTCGGGCTTTAAACGCTTTGGCGTGGTCTACCCTGTTCAAAGTTTTTCCAAGACGGTTGCCATTAATTTCAATAAAATTCCCTTCGGTATTGAAGCCAATACCGCAGAAGATGAAGCTTTGTTGCAAGGATTATTTTCGGAATTATCTTCGAATGTCTTCCCTTGCTCTAGCGAGCAGCGCTTGGCGATTCATCTAGCTGCCGTCATGGTCAACAACTTTAGTAATGCCTTATATCAGATGGCTTACGAGCTTTTAGAGCAGAAGAATTTATCCTTTGACCTGATGCGACCAATCATCCTTGAAACGGCAGAAAAGGTGCAAAATCACGTTCCTAAGGACGTTCAGACAGGACCCGCAATAAGAAATGACGATGTGACGATAAATAAGCATTTACAGTTTATTAGTGACAATCCTGAATGGCAATCTATTTACCAACAAATAACCAGCCTTATTAAAAAAAGAGGATGA
- a CDS encoding FKBP-type peptidyl-prolyl cis-trans isomerase, translating into MAVENNNVVTLNYVLHTIEENGEKTFVEQTTSDNPLTFLYGVGMMLPKFEENIAGLNAGDKTSFELEPNDAYGERDDKAIAQLPAEMFQEVGLPPVGEVIPLQDNQGNQFRAVVIEVTPETVVADLNHPMAGKKLNFDIEVIASRPATADELSHGHAHGIDGNEAH; encoded by the coding sequence ATGGCAGTAGAAAACAACAACGTAGTAACGTTGAATTACGTTCTTCATACAATTGAAGAAAATGGAGAAAAAACCTTTGTAGAGCAAACAACATCGGACAATCCGTTAACATTTTTATATGGTGTAGGCATGATGCTTCCTAAATTTGAGGAAAACATCGCTGGATTAAACGCAGGTGATAAAACATCATTCGAATTAGAACCAAATGACGCTTACGGTGAGCGTGACGATAAAGCAATCGCACAATTACCAGCGGAAATGTTCCAAGAAGTTGGACTTCCTCCTGTTGGTGAAGTAATACCTTTGCAAGATAACCAAGGAAACCAATTCCGCGCGGTAGTTATCGAAGTAACTCCAGAAACGGTAGTTGCTGACCTTAACCACCCAATGGCTGGTAAAAAATTAAACTTCGACATCGAAGTAATCGCTTCTCGTCCAGCAACTGCTGACGAGTTGTCGCACGGCCATGCACATGGCATCGACGGAAATGAAGCCCACTAA
- a CDS encoding cytochrome c maturation protein CcmE domain-containing protein, which translates to MKKSSIILIGIIAIAIAMILVIYTDSSTYSTFTEAKEKNTELYVVGVLNKEKALHYDPVTDANHFSFYMYDNDSTECQVVFNGSKPQDIERSEQIVLTGKMEGNTFHASKILMKCPSKYNQDQMEVIETSSAAL; encoded by the coding sequence ATGAAGAAAAGCTCGATCATTTTAATTGGTATTATCGCTATTGCGATTGCGATGATTCTTGTGATCTATACAGATTCAAGTACCTATTCTACGTTTACTGAAGCGAAAGAAAAAAATACAGAACTGTATGTTGTAGGGGTTTTAAATAAAGAAAAGGCTTTACACTACGATCCTGTTACAGATGCTAACCATTTTTCATTCTACATGTATGATAATGACAGCACTGAATGTCAGGTTGTATTCAATGGGTCCAAACCTCAGGACATCGAACGTTCTGAGCAGATCGTTTTGACCGGAAAAATGGAAGGCAACACTTTCCATGCGAGTAAGATTTTGATGAAATGTCCTTCGAAGTACAATCAAGATCAAATGGAAGTGATTGAAACGTCTTCCGCAGCCCTTTAA